One Coffea eugenioides isolate CCC68of chromosome 2, Ceug_1.0, whole genome shotgun sequence genomic window, TGCTATTTGGGGCCTTATATGTTGTCTTATGtgattttcacttttttttttttaaactgtcATTATCCTGCAGGGGTTAACTCACTTTGATGAGATCCTACAAGAAGCAGATGGCATCATCCTCTCTCGTGGAAATTTGGGAATAGATCTCCCCCCTGAGAAGGTTTGTGTTGTAATTTGAATGTTTTGTCTCGATCAATTGCAATTGGAGTATGAATTGGAAATTCTGATGTGTAATGAGAAATATTAGCTCATTTTCTCTTCGAAGTTCCCCTTAGTTTTCATATTATTTGAAAAGCAAAAGCACTGCCAGTCTTGATGGTAAAAAGTGAATCATAACTGGAAAAGGAATGGAAATTAgtgttttctcttgttttcaatgCTTGTCCATGTTCTTGTTCTAGGAATATATTCCTGATTGATACTATTTTTATGTCTTTCCAAATGCCCAGGTATTTCTATTTCAAAAAGCTGCTGTTTACAAGTGCAATATGGCTGGGAAACCTGCTGTGGTTACACGTGTTGTAGATAGTATGACTGACAACTTAAGACCCACTCGTGCCGAGGCAACTGATGTGGCCAATGCTGTATTGGATGGTGAGTTTCACTTATCACTTATGTACTCGGTTAATTTTCATCCTTGCCCAGGTTTTTCCTTTTGGCAATCCTTGTTTGAGGTGTCCTCATCTATTCATTGTGATTGGGTCTTGGATACTCCAAGCTATAACCATTTACCTCTGTTTCAGGTAGTGATGCAATTCTTCTAGGTGCAGAGACCCTACGTGGGTTATACCCTGTTGAGACTATTTCTATTGTTGGTAAAATTTGTGCTGAGGTAGGTCTACTATGTTACTGACCTAGAAACTTGTTGGTTCAGCTACCTATCTGTTCTGCAACATCTGTGCTTTCTCCCTCCTCTAGCTGATAAAACCTAGTGCAAGCCTCTTATGAATCTTCTAGACTCCTCTAGCTGCAGTTTATAGCTTCTAGGGTTATCTCAgtttatgttgttttcttgaatGAGCTACATTCTCCTGTGATTTGAAAGTAGTGTTTCATAAGAAGTCTTTTTGCAATAGGAAGATATCAGACTTGCGTATCATGCAGCCTTCAAAGCCTTATCAATCGGAAAACTCTGTCCTAAGCTGTTCCCCTTGCACCATAGGTATGTGAAAAGTTAGAGGAAATTTTGGATCCATGTCACAAGTCCCATATGCAGTATTGCAGCATACAGGATGTGTATCATTCCTTGGTGTAATGGAGACCTAGGACAGGGTTTTTTTAAGTGACTGTCATCAGCCCTGCATCAACCTATCTTTGAGGATGAACTTCTTTACGTGCTTGTATTGGTTTGTGCAATTGCAGTGCCACCTCTCCCTAATATCAAATTGCTCAATTTTTTGCTTACTTTCGCATCATTTGTCATAATTTAGAGAGCATCTTTACAATCAGATAAATCTACTTCATATGCTGTTGCAGGCTGAGAAAGCTTACAATCAAGATCTCTATTTCAAGAAAACTGTCAAGTATGTTGGAGAACCAATGACCCACTTGGAATCTATTGCTTCCTCTGCGGTATTTCTCTTAAAATTATCGGTTAGCTGTATTTACTCCGCCTAGTTTAGTTTGGATAGGCTATCTCCTTGAAATCCTTTTTAGCTTTACCGTGGCTTGGAGAACCCTGTACACATGCAAGTTTTAAATGTTACTTCTGTTAATGCAGGTTCGAGCTGCCATTAAGGTAAAAGCATCAGTTATCATTTGCTTCACTTCATCTGGAAGAGCTGCaaggtctctctctctctctctctctctctctctctctctctgtgcgCATGTCTCTGTTTTTGTGTGTGGTTTGTGAGCAAAATGTTTGGAATGCAACCTTTAACAGTTGAGAATCCTCAAAATTTGAATATTTCCAACTACAATTTGGATGTCCTGAAAAGTGCTAATATCTAGTCTGTATTAACCGATTAGAGAAGCAATTACCTATATAATTTCAACTCTTCCTTTTCAAAATTATGCAGATTGATTGCAAAATATAGGCCAACAATGCCTGTATTGTCAGTTGTTATTCCTCGGCTCAAGACGAATCAGCTCCGCTGGACATTTAGTGGTGCTTTTGAGGTACTGCATGCTGTTTGGAGATCAGCGTCCTTGGTTGCTTGTTGAATTTTAAAGTTGATACAACTTTAAAATGCCATACAAACAGCCTAGAGTTTGTCCCTCTTGGTATATATAGACTTACCAGAAAGAGTGCATTGCCTGGATGCTTCTGGGAATCTGATAtacatacataaatatatatatatatatatattttaaccATTGTTCAAATCAATGCTAGTATTCTCCATCATTTGGTAATCGGAAAGTGATATTGGTTGTTTAACCTGCTTACTGATTGGTGTACTTTCAGGCGAGGCAATCTCTTATAGTCAGAGGCCTTTTCCCTATTCTTGCAGATCCACGACATGCAGTAAGATATTTTCTTTGTTGTGGTATTTATTCTGATTGAAAATATCTTTTAGGTTTATCTGTTGCCATGCATCCCAAACATCTGATCATAACCTTTGCTTTAATTCTGATCTCCTACTGCACTTGATTGGCATGCTACTTCCAATAAAATTCTACGGGATTTGAGTGCCATGGTTGTGCAACTTATAACCAAACTTGTTCGATTTTTCTTGTGGTGTACTACCATGTGCACCTATTGGACCAAGTTATGATGCACTTTCAATTTTTTCACCCATGCATCATAACTGAATCTGGAAAGTGATTATGggcttggttgatgtttgagCGGTAAATGCTAGCTAATACCAATAGTTATTCTCCCTTCAGATGATGTTCCTGATTTACCATTGTAACCACAGTCGTAATGGCTGGTTTTGCAGGCTGACTCTACAAATGCGACCAACGAGTCAGTCTTGAAGGTGGCATTGGATCACGGGAAAGCCTCTGGTGTCATAAAACCGCATGATCGAGTTGTTGTTTGCCAAAAAGTGGGTGATGCATCTGTGGTCAAGATCATTGAGCTTGAGGATTGAATCCTAAAATGTCATCTTCCATTATCTGTGTTTTCCGCTTTGACGAAGCTTCAGGGATTATTTTACTATGGTTTCCGAAAAACCTGTTGACAACTTTCTAGTCCCCATTGTGTAGAATGCAATAAGTTAGACTGGCACCTGTAGATTAAAGTGCCTTCCGCGTGTGGGTGTGAAGGAAGAAAACATGGTTGCTTTGTTATTGATAGAGCAAGTCCTATTACTATCCTGTCTCCTTATGAAGTATATTCCTTTTACCATTTAGCATCTTTGAAAGGATTTACCGAAAGCTGATTAGCGGAGCCACATTCAAGTGAGGGTGGGTATATTCTATATACCCCCCAACCCCCCTTCCTCAACTTTgaagaatttttaaaaatgGCTTGAATAAATTTTCAATCTTGGCTTATAATTGTCCCTCCGTAAATTTCTGAAATTTCCTATGTTTCTTTACTGTGCTCTTCTAAAATTCTTGAAGTTTACAACTACCACTTAGTTTATAAATGATGGCAAGCTTGAAATGAAGTCGAATATCAGTTGAAAATTTAGGGGAAAAAAGggaatttcaaaaatttaataCTAATTATGGAGTATGAAAAACTTAGCGAATTATATAAACAAAATAGAGAAAATTACCGGTGAACGCATATTAGGGCAATTCCGTCTCTTAGAATAGTTCATAGGTTTTTTGTGTCGTCTTGTTAAGTGAAAAAAAAGTAGTGCCTGTAATTAACAGTTGAAATAGAGAAGCGCTCGTGGCCTAATGGATAAGGCGCCTGACTTCTAATCAGGCGATTGTGGGTTCGAGTCCCACCGGGCGTGCTCATTGGTGTTTTTACGTGGGTCCGTTCTCTATCtgattttaatatattttttttgttggagGTGAAGTTGGAACCCTTAATTCTTTTTGGTAGCCACTGAATCAAAGTTCAGTGGTTACATCGGGGTTTTTTTTTGCTGCAAATAAAATTTGAACTCTTAGTCATTTTTGGTAGTCACTGAACCAAAATTTAATAGTTATATCTCTATCTGATTTTAATATATTTCTTTCGCTCCAGGTGAAATTTAAACTCTTAGCCTCTTTTTGATAGCCACTAAACCAAAATTCACTGGTTATATCGGCGTTCCATTCCCCCTGCAACAACTTTATTTAAACCCCTTTTAATGACTTCCACGTAACAGATGAACACAATTTCTTttataataaaaagaaaattcttgaaattttagACTGAAAACGATCTTAAAAAAGGCGTATCGATTACTAGTTATAATTCACAACCCAACCCAATCATGAATAGCAAGCAACATGCTCAATCTTTCTTTAAAAAACACAGTTTTGCAAGATTTGTTTGAAGAAACTAGATGATTGATCTTTGCACGATTCTCCATCAGATTTAACAAGAACAAGTAGTCAACCCATGCACCAGCCAATCTCAGAATTGAGACGTACAAGCATTTAATTAAGAAGATTCACCATTTCAATCTGAAGACAATTTCAATCGACCTGTCAATCAATCAATATCGATTATCGACCTCAAGTCAAAAACAGGTACAACTACAAGTTGCCTCCTCACTTTTTCGTCAAAAACCTCTTCTTCTACTTCCTTCAAATTATTCTCCCAATGTGTATTTTCTCACGGATCATTGCAGCTCTCTGCATTTCTTATGTCCGGACAAGCGGCACggacggttgcacctgcaaccgtccTCAAcgattttggtcatttttaacAGCGCGTAACTTTGATTACACACGACGTAATTTTATTTGCATAACGTGTAACTTTAATACAAAATTTTGCGGACCCACACACGATGTAAAAATCGATGCACAACTTGTTATCTGAACCGCACAAAATATTTTGACCAAATCATGGCCTTTAACTGCTCAGTGACCGTCCCCCCGCCCCATTTCCCTTATGTCCATAGCCTCTGACAGAAGAACTTGCAGAATCCCACATCACAAATTCACAATAAGCTTTCAGCCTAAGAAAGATGGACTCAGGCGGCAAATTAGGaattaaataaccaaaatagcTGGACTTGGACATTGATGACGGTAAGGTCAGAGCCAATTCCTCCACCTCAACTCCAGCCGCCTGGGAATTAACCGGGTAATGCACTATAACAGTCTCAGTGTTGGGTATCATTGCCAAAATCAGTAGAAAGTGGCACTTCACTCTTGATTAGTAGTAATTTCTTCGATATCCCCCTGAGCTGGAGGGACCAATCGGCATTACGAGGCGCATTTTTAGCTTAAGGAATGACATAATCACGGAGGAGTAATTATGCCAATACCATAAAGGCAAAAAGAGAAACTAGTTTTCAGGGCAACTTACAGCAATGCTATACGATTAAAATTGTCCAAGCCATCATGATCTAATATCTCGTCATGAAGCATGTACATAGCTTCAAACCAGCAATATATTTGAGCCATCCATGAGCAAGCATTCTGCCTCTATTACATAAGACATTCGGAGAAGAAATAAGACTATCGTACAACTAAATTCATATGTGATTAGTTGCTTGCACTCCTCTTCACAAATCTACTTCACTCAGCACAACTCAGCAAAGCATCTCATTTTGTACGATCCGGATAGGCCAAATGAAACATCAATGCAAGTTTTTCAGTCATCATACTTCCTCTTACCAGTTCTTAACAGCCAACTACAAACTTGCGTTGAACGTGTAATACCTGCACCTTTTCCAATTAAAATTGGCTCAAATGGCTTCAGCAAAGCGCAACTCTGCTGGACCAGGACCTAGAATTCCTTTCTGCTCAGTTATCTTGCCTAATCCTTGGGAGGTTTCAGTCTGCACACTCTTGTCATCATCTCCCCAACCATTTCCAAGCCAATCTCCCTGCAgcagccccaaaaaaaaaatgttggccAGTTGTTGCACTAGAAAGTTCAAGTCGCATCTACTGTTTCTCTTTGTTGAAACAGAAAATAAGAGAGAGCTTGACTTATTAATGCAACTAGTCTAATCCATGATTTATCAAACTATAGCTTGTCTCTTGCATCAACAACAGAATCTCTCTCTTTAGTTTTGTATTTCcatcttttcatttttggatgagaattttctgcttgttttattcctttttttggatcttttctattttttgcaAGCGTGTCGTGAACCCACAACATCAATTTGAAGCAATTTTAATTCTTGTTATGCCTCAAGCATTTCTTATAAACTGTTTCCACTATTCAACAGACAGAGGTGCTTTTTTAAATTCAAACACagtgagtttgtttggattgagagattttggtttgcaaaatttatcctcacaaatcccaatcacctttttatcttcccaatcacctttttatctcacatacatcacatcacaaaaagtgctacagtaaatatctcaaataaatcatccaaattctctctatccaaacaaactcagtgCAACTCATTAGGATTAAAATTTATTGCTTTCatcaaaatgtagaaaaagtCTTTAAGACTGTTGTAATCAACCAAGAAATACTTGATTTTTTGTAATCGTAAGGATGAAACACATAGAATATAGAATGTGAATCTAGAAAATAGATCTTTGATTTTGTGTCAATGTGACTGGTGAAGTTGATCCCTCCCTATAATAGAAGCCAAATCCAGAGGCCCACTTAAATGGCACTTTCCAATATTATAAAGACTTGCCTCATCATTATTGTGACTCCCATCTTCCAATACAGGGGTCATAAGAGGGGGACCAATATCAGGATCAGGCTTTTGAAATATGAAAGTGGTGAATAGACCTGCAGGAGGATGATACCAGAAGAATAAGACCTAAATTTCGTTCTACACAGAAGTAATTTAAGGAAATAGATAAGCAAGGACGCAGTTGATTTCTTTggaaaacaaatgaaaggaAGAAATCACCTAAAACATCATATGATCTGGGAAGAAGTCTTCCCCGGGGATCAACAAAATTATGACCTGAGTCTT contains:
- the LOC113761814 gene encoding pyruvate kinase 1, cytosolic-like isoform X1 is translated as MHSTHLLLEEPIRMASILEPSKPNFFPAMTKIVGTLGPKSRTVEIISGCLKAGMSVARFDFSWGDTEFHQETLENLKVAIKSTKKLCAVMLDTVGPELQVVNKTEHPISLKAESLVTLTPDQDKEASSSLLPINFTGLPKAVKAGDTIFIGQYLFTGNETTSVWLEVTEVKGEDVVCLIKNSATLAGSLFTLHVSQIHIDLPTLTDKDKEVISTWGVRNNIDFLSLSYTRHAEDVRHAREFLSKLGDLSQTHIFAKIENVEGLTHFDEILQEADGIILSRGNLGIDLPPEKVFLFQKAAVYKCNMAGKPAVVTRVVDSMTDNLRPTRAEATDVANAVLDGSDAILLGAETLRGLYPVETISIVGKICAEAEKAYNQDLYFKKTVKYVGEPMTHLESIASSAVRAAIKVKASVIICFTSSGRAARLIAKYRPTMPVLSVVIPRLKTNQLRWTFSGAFEARQSLIVRGLFPILADPRHAADSTNATNESVLKVALDHGKASGVIKPHDRVVVCQKVGDASVVKIIELED